A single Nostoc sp. PCC 7107 DNA region contains:
- a CDS encoding cell wall metabolism sensor histidine kinase WalK: MSWPWTKSLPLASRLFFSHLVVMIVGVASFVTISKVSSPRFFVLHLERLQSQGLDLINVRTELVEGFETAWRRSTIWSVIVGTTAAGGLSYWVSKRIMQRLTEMEQITQKFAVGELDARLPLSEIPELNRLGASFNRMAASLEGVEARRRELIGDMTHELRTPLTVVRGYLEQLADGEIEPSPEVYRRLARETRRLERLVNDLQELSKAEAGYLPIKIRPINLLPLLESLVERFSEQLLEDGPVLRLDCPTPLPLVLADVDRTEQVLVNLVGNAVRYTTNGSITVQLWPEASQLWIAVIDTGIGIAAQDLPHVFERFWRADQSRDRHSGGTGIGLTISRHLVELQGGIIQVESELGIGSTFRFCLPLA; encoded by the coding sequence ATGAGTTGGCCTTGGACGAAATCCTTGCCTTTGGCATCACGTTTGTTTTTCTCCCACTTGGTGGTCATGATTGTGGGGGTAGCTAGTTTTGTGACTATTAGTAAAGTCTCGTCACCCCGTTTTTTTGTGCTGCACTTAGAGCGACTACAAAGTCAGGGGTTAGATTTAATTAACGTCCGTACTGAACTAGTGGAAGGTTTTGAAACAGCTTGGCGGCGCAGCACGATTTGGTCAGTTATCGTTGGTACGACAGCAGCAGGAGGATTGAGCTACTGGGTGTCTAAACGAATTATGCAGCGGTTAACTGAAATGGAACAAATTACCCAAAAGTTTGCCGTTGGTGAGTTAGACGCGCGATTACCTCTGTCGGAGATTCCCGAACTGAATCGCTTAGGTGCTAGTTTTAATCGTATGGCTGCCAGTTTAGAGGGTGTAGAAGCACGGCGACGAGAATTAATTGGTGATATGACTCACGAACTGCGGACACCACTGACAGTTGTGCGCGGTTACTTGGAACAATTAGCAGACGGTGAAATAGAACCTTCACCGGAAGTTTATCGGCGTTTAGCCAGAGAAACTAGACGCTTAGAAAGATTAGTGAATGATTTGCAAGAACTTTCTAAGGCCGAAGCTGGTTATTTACCAATTAAAATACGGCCGATAAATCTACTTCCTTTATTAGAGTCTTTAGTAGAAAGATTTAGCGAACAACTGTTAGAAGATGGGCCAGTGCTACGTTTAGATTGCCCCACACCATTACCTCTGGTATTAGCGGATGTTGATCGTACGGAACAAGTGTTAGTCAACTTGGTAGGAAATGCAGTTCGTTACACTACCAATGGCTCAATCACTGTGCAACTTTGGCCGGAAGCATCTCAACTTTGGATTGCTGTGATTGATACTGGTATTGGTATTGCGGCACAGGATTTACCTCATGTATTTGAGCGCTTTTGGCGAGCCGATCAATCGCGCGATCGCCATTCGGGCGGAACTGGGATTGGTTTAACTATTTCTCGGCATTTAGTGGAATTACAAGGTGGAATAATTCAGGTAGAAAGCGAATTAGGAATTGGCAGTACATTTCGTTTTTGTCTACCTTTAGCTTAA